A single Paenibacillus kribbensis DNA region contains:
- the adhP gene encoding alcohol dehydrogenase AdhP, with translation MKAAVVTKDNKVSIEEKPLRSLKHGEALVRVEYCGVCHTDLHVKNADFGDVTGRVLGHEGIGKVIELGEGVTSLKIGDRVSIAWMFESCGHCEYCLTGRETLCREVKNAGYTVDGAMAEQCIVTADYAVKVPDRLDPAAASSVTCAGVTTYKAVKVSEVRPGQWIGIFGIGGLGNLAVQYAKNVFNAKVVAFDISDEKLELAKKVGADYVVNSLKEDPVARAKELTNGAGLDATVITAVAKTPFNQAIDVVKAGARVVAVGLPTDKMDLDIPRLVLDGIQVIGSLVGTREDLKEAFQFAAEGKVVPLVQKRPIEDINHIFDEMENGKIQGRMVIDFTK, from the coding sequence ATGAAAGCAGCAGTTGTTACAAAAGACAACAAAGTCAGTATAGAAGAGAAGCCTTTACGCTCTTTGAAACATGGAGAAGCGTTAGTCCGGGTGGAATATTGTGGGGTTTGCCACACAGATTTACATGTCAAAAATGCAGATTTTGGTGATGTCACAGGCAGAGTTCTGGGGCATGAAGGCATTGGAAAAGTTATTGAATTAGGTGAAGGAGTAACCAGTCTTAAAATAGGTGATCGCGTAAGTATTGCCTGGATGTTCGAAAGCTGCGGTCACTGCGAATATTGCTTAACCGGGCGGGAAACGCTGTGCCGTGAAGTCAAAAATGCCGGATACACGGTAGACGGTGCAATGGCAGAACAATGTATTGTCACAGCTGACTACGCGGTCAAAGTACCGGATCGTCTTGACCCTGCCGCTGCAAGCAGTGTAACTTGCGCAGGGGTTACAACATATAAAGCAGTTAAAGTAAGTGAAGTCAGACCAGGACAATGGATCGGTATCTTCGGCATTGGCGGCTTGGGCAACCTGGCTGTACAATACGCAAAAAACGTATTCAATGCCAAAGTTGTAGCCTTTGACATCAGTGATGAAAAACTCGAACTGGCCAAAAAAGTTGGTGCCGACTATGTCGTTAATAGCCTGAAAGAAGATCCGGTCGCCCGGGCCAAGGAGTTAACGAACGGTGCTGGTCTGGATGCAACTGTGATTACTGCTGTTGCCAAAACACCTTTCAACCAGGCAATCGACGTTGTGAAGGCTGGCGCGCGTGTTGTAGCTGTAGGTCTTCCAACCGATAAGATGGATCTGGACATTCCGCGTCTGGTTCTGGACGGCATTCAAGTGATCGGCTCCTTGGTCGGCACTCGTGAAGACCTCAAAGAAGCGTTCCAGTTCGCTGCAGAAGGGAAAGTCGTCCCTCTTGTACAAAAACGTCCGATTGAAGACATTAATCATATCTTCGATGAGATGGAGAATGGCAAAATCCAAGGGCGCATGGTCATTGATTTCACGAAATAA
- a CDS encoding carbonic anhydrase, producing the protein MKKNWKVCLSSVFSIFLVVWITGCTPQSTTSSTTNTSALAADNVHAVVQESPHWSYEGNEGPEHWGELEKNFAACGNGQEQSPVNIEYTRLEASQTQQPIQVHYTNTKVSILNNGHTVQINAASPSNYIVLDGTKFTLKQFHFHHPSEHQIDGKNADMELHFVHQSDNGSTAVLGVLIQNGNENKAFSRIWSKLPTDVSKEAALEEINLAALLPKDLHSIRYSGSLTTPPCTEHVNWIVLEQPIEMSADQISRFATLFPNNHRPVQQLGTRKLTTDHQ; encoded by the coding sequence ATGAAAAAAAACTGGAAAGTTTGTCTATCCAGCGTGTTTTCCATTTTCTTGGTCGTATGGATAACAGGATGTACTCCTCAGTCCACGACTTCTAGCACCACCAACACCTCAGCCCTAGCAGCTGACAATGTACACGCGGTCGTTCAGGAAAGTCCGCACTGGTCTTATGAGGGAAATGAGGGACCCGAGCATTGGGGAGAGCTGGAAAAAAATTTTGCCGCTTGTGGTAACGGCCAAGAACAATCACCTGTCAATATAGAGTATACCCGTTTGGAAGCTTCGCAAACGCAGCAACCGATACAGGTTCACTACACCAATACGAAAGTATCCATACTCAATAATGGACACACCGTTCAAATCAATGCAGCCAGCCCCAGTAATTATATTGTACTGGACGGTACTAAATTTACTTTAAAGCAGTTTCATTTTCATCACCCCAGTGAGCACCAAATAGATGGGAAAAATGCCGATATGGAGCTGCATTTCGTCCATCAGAGCGACAACGGTAGCACAGCCGTCTTAGGAGTACTCATTCAAAACGGCAATGAAAATAAAGCTTTTAGCCGTATTTGGTCCAAACTGCCAACAGATGTTTCCAAGGAAGCAGCTCTGGAGGAAATCAATCTCGCGGCTCTTCTGCCGAAGGACCTGCACTCGATTCGCTACAGCGGATCACTGACTACGCCGCCATGTACCGAGCATGTGAACTGGATAGTCCTGGAGCAGCCTATCGAAATGTCGGCAGACCAAATCAGCCGGTTCGCCACCCTTTTTCCCAATAACCATCGTCCTGTACAACAACTGGGAACCCGTAAGCTGACGACGGATCATCAATGA